In Caballeronia sp. SBC1, the DNA window TCGACGCCCGGGAAGAAGCTCCGCCCGCGCCCGTCAAGCGCTCGCGCGGCGGTCCGAAAGGACTGCGCATTACCGACGTCGCGGCTGTTGCGGGCGTCTCTCCCATCACGGTTTCGCGTGTCTTTAACAATCCGGAATCGGTCGCGCCGGAAACGCTCGAGCGCGTGCGTCAGGTGGTCCAGAAGCTTGGTTACGTACCTAACCGGCTCGCGGGCGGGTTGTCCTCGGCGAAGTCGCGGCTGATCGCGGCGATTGTCCCGACCATCGCGCACTCGTTGTTTTCCGAGACTATTCAGGTGTTCAGCGAGACCATGTCGAAGGCCGGTTATCAGGTGCTGCTCGCGTTGAGCGGCTACAGCGATTCCAGTGAGGAAACGCTGCTTGATGCCGTCTTGAGCCGGCGTCCTGAAGGGGTGCTGCTCACGGGCGTCGCGCACACGGATTCGTTGCGCGAAAGGCTGCGCAATGTCGGCATTCCGATTGTTGAAACGTGGGACATGACTGAGACGCCGATCGATATGCTCGTCGGTTTCTCGCATTACGAAGTGGGCGTTGCGGTTGCGGAGCGCTTCTTGGCGCGTGGGGTCTCGCATCCGGGTCTGGTGTCGGCCAATGATGATCGTGCGATTGCGCGTATCACCGGCTTTCGGGAGCGGCTGGCGCGCGCAGGGATCCACGATATAGCGGACGTGATTGTCGCGCCGCCCAGCTCGGTGTCCATTGGCAAAGTCGCGTTGCCTAAGCTGCTGGAGCAGATGCCATCACTCGATGCGGTTTTCTGCGGCTCGGACTTGCTTGCTATCGGCGTGCTTGGCGAGGCAAAACGGCGGGGTATCGACGTGCCGTCGCAATTGGCCATCTGCGGTTTCGGCGATCTGGAGTTCGCTTCGGAAACCAGTCCGCAATTGACGACCGTGGGCGTGGACGGCACGCGTATTGGCGTGAGCGCAGCGCGCTGTTTGTTAGAGCGCTTGAAAGGCGCGAAGGAAGCGAACGTGGTTGATGTCGGGTTTCATATTGTCGAACGGCAGACGGTTTAAGTTGAGCTAAGTCACCCTAAGCTCCCACCTTATCCGCCAGATCGTTGAAGTCACGCGCGACCACGTCCCA includes these proteins:
- a CDS encoding LacI family DNA-binding transcriptional regulator — encoded protein: MPNDKPTAHSIDAIDAREEAPPAPVKRSRGGPKGLRITDVAAVAGVSPITVSRVFNNPESVAPETLERVRQVVQKLGYVPNRLAGGLSSAKSRLIAAIVPTIAHSLFSETIQVFSETMSKAGYQVLLALSGYSDSSEETLLDAVLSRRPEGVLLTGVAHTDSLRERLRNVGIPIVETWDMTETPIDMLVGFSHYEVGVAVAERFLARGVSHPGLVSANDDRAIARITGFRERLARAGIHDIADVIVAPPSSVSIGKVALPKLLEQMPSLDAVFCGSDLLAIGVLGEAKRRGIDVPSQLAICGFGDLEFASETSPQLTTVGVDGTRIGVSAARCLLERLKGAKEANVVDVGFHIVERQTV